From Variovorax sp. PMC12, the proteins below share one genomic window:
- a CDS encoding RNA methyltransferase, protein MRTRFILIQTSHAGNVGAAARAMKTMGFSELVLVAPRWANVLRREETIQRASGALDVLTNARIVETLDEALDGVTHLCATAMIPRDFGPPTRTPREHLEPLAKQGDQHVAFLFGSERFGMRNEDVYRCNVALTIPTDPKFGSLNLGAAIQVIAYEWRLALGGYEVREAGNPVQAADAQAVAGMLDHWERSLVDIGFLDPEAPKKLMPRLQQLFNRAQPTPEEIHILRGIAKAMSDATKPPRGSLPE, encoded by the coding sequence ATGCGCACCCGTTTCATCCTGATCCAGACCAGCCACGCCGGCAATGTGGGCGCCGCCGCCCGCGCCATGAAGACCATGGGCTTCTCCGAACTCGTGCTGGTGGCTCCCCGCTGGGCCAACGTGCTGCGGCGCGAGGAAACCATCCAGCGCGCGAGCGGCGCGCTCGACGTGCTGACCAACGCCCGCATCGTCGAGACGCTGGACGAAGCCCTCGACGGCGTGACCCACCTTTGCGCCACGGCCATGATCCCGCGCGACTTCGGCCCGCCCACCCGCACGCCCCGGGAGCACCTGGAGCCGCTGGCGAAGCAGGGTGACCAGCACGTCGCCTTCCTGTTCGGCTCCGAGCGTTTCGGCATGCGGAACGAAGACGTCTACCGCTGCAACGTGGCGCTGACCATTCCCACCGACCCGAAATTCGGCTCGCTCAACCTGGGCGCGGCCATCCAGGTGATCGCCTACGAATGGCGGCTGGCGCTGGGCGGCTACGAAGTGCGCGAGGCCGGCAACCCGGTGCAGGCCGCCGACGCGCAGGCCGTGGCCGGCATGCTCGACCACTGGGAGCGCTCGCTGGTGGACATCGGCTTTCTCGACCCGGAGGCGCCCAAGAAGCTCATGCCGCGGCTGCAGCAGCTGTTCAACCGGGCCCAGCCCACGCCCGAAGAAATCCACATCCTGCGCGGCATCGCCAAGGCCATGAGCGACGCGACCAAGCCACCCCGCGGCTCGCTGCCCGAATAA